A part of Natator depressus isolate rNatDep1 chromosome 18, rNatDep2.hap1, whole genome shotgun sequence genomic DNA contains:
- the PPIH gene encoding peptidyl-prolyl cis-trans isomerase H: MAVLAANPNNPVVFFDVSIGGQEIGRMKVELFADVVPKTAENFRQFCTGEFRKDGVPIGYKGSTFHRVIKDFMIQGGDFVNGDGTGVASIYRGPFADENFKLRHSAPGLLSMANSGPSTNGCQFFFTCSKCDWLDGKHVVFGKIVDGLLVMRKIENVPTGPNNKPKLPVVISQCGEM; this comes from the exons ATGGCGGTGCTGGCAGCCAATCCCAACAACCCCGTTGTCTTCTTCGATGTCAGCATCGGCGgccag GAGATCGGCCGCATGAAGGTGGAGCTGTTCGCTGACGTTGTGCCCAAAACGGCGGAGAATTTCAG gcAATTTTGTACAGGTGAATTCAG GAAAGATGGTGTCCCAATAGGTTACAAAGGGAGCACTTTCCACAG AGTCATTAAGGATTTCATGATACAGGGAGGTGACTTTGTAAAC GGAGATGGTACTGGAGTAGCTAGTATATACCGGGGTCCCTTTGCAGATGAAAACTTCAAACTCAGACATTCTGCTCCTGGGCTGTTGTCTATG GCAAACAGTGGTCCAAGTACAAACGGGTGTCAGTTCTTCTTCACATGTTCCAAATGTGACTGGCTGGATGGGAAGCATGTTGTGTTTG GTAAAATCGTTGATGGGCTCCTTGTCATGAGAAAAATTGAA AATGTACCTACTGGTCCAAATAACAAACCCAAACTGCCAGTGGTCATCTCACAGTGCGGTGAAATGTAG